A single genomic interval of Sceloporus undulatus isolate JIND9_A2432 ecotype Alabama chromosome 2, SceUnd_v1.1, whole genome shotgun sequence harbors:
- the ZBTB9 gene encoding zinc finger and BTB domain-containing protein 9: protein MEAETRSVQIQFPHYAAVLLESLNKHRLEGKFCDLSVHVQGRVFRAHKSVLAAASPYFHDKLLLRDTDCLVLPGVIEPQAFENLLQLIYSGRLRLLLEALPSHLLVASGLQMWQVVDQFSGILKELDGGPCRPWAAPRVPAESQSPSSSGGYFGPRGDDDRGEAGATGASHSRGGGAEGLGLPPEEEEEEEAEVVKIRVPHDDPEEEDEDEEEEDVACRGSPDGPLKVLEGEGGLSGRSRPPRGEQAGSSTSSSSSSGFASPHEAGAPRVFYIKQERFDPEEGPAGMGGPLGRALGVSEGPPGLCQAEIQESGQVSYIYPGASSWPSPPPPPIPPPGGFSGKGQVFSADSVAFPESSWKPLDLHGNEILAQAAHGQAVHAPVKLLSAPDGKKFGCLCGKRFAVKPKRDRHILLTFSLRPFGCSVCNKKFKLKHHLTEHMKTHEGTLYACEDCGRKFRVQSCFLKHKELCKGQGWATACWTYK, encoded by the coding sequence ATGGAGGCGGAGACGCGCAGCGTGCAGATCCAGTTCCCTCACTACGCAGCTGTGCTGCTGGAGTCGCTGAACAAGCACCGCCTGGAGGGGAAGTTCTGTGATCTGTCCGTCCACGTCCAGGGGCGGGTCTTCCGGGCCCACAAGAGCGTCCTGGCAGCCGCCTCGCCCTACTTCCACGACAAGCTCCTCCTCCGCGACACCGACTGCCTGGTCCTGCCGGGGGTCATTGAGCCCCAGGCCTTCGAGAACCTGCTGCAGCTCATCTACTCCGGCCGCCTGAGGCTGCTGCTGGAGGCCCTGCCCAGCCACCTCCTCGTGGCCAGCGGCCTCCAGATGTGGCAGGTGGTCGACCAGTTCTCGGGCATCCTCAAGGAACTGGACGGGGGGCCCTGCCGGCCCTGGGCCGCCCCACGCGTCCCGGCCGAGAGCCAGTCCCCCAGCAGCAGCGGAGGATACTTTGGACCCCGGGGGGACGACGACAGAGGGGAGGCTGGGGCCACGGGGGCGTCTCACTCGCGGGGGGGGGGAGCCGAGGGGCTTGGACTGccccccgaggaggaggaggaggaggaggctgaagtGGTGAAGATCCGGGTCCCCCATGACGACcctgaggaggaggacgaggacgaagaggaggaggacgtgGCCTGCCGGGGGTCCCCTGACGGGCCCCTAAAAGTTCTTGAAGGAGAGGGGGGGCTGAGTGGCCGGTCCAGGCCCCCCCGCGGGGAGCAGGCTGgctcttccacctcctcctcctcctcctccggattCGCCTCCCCCCACGAGGCGGGCGCCCCCCGGGTTTTCTACATCAAGCAGGAGCGCTTTGACCCCGAGGAGGGGCCCGCAGGCATGGGCGGCCCCCTGGGGAGGGCCTTGGGGGTGTCCGAGGGGCCTCCGGGGCTCTGCCAGGCAGAGATCCAGGAGTCAGGGCAGGTCAGCTACATCTACCCTGGAGCCTCTTCCTGGCCctcgcctccgcctcctccaatTCCGCCTCCAGGGGGCTTCTCCGGGAAGGGCCAGGTTTTCTCGGCGGACTCGGTGGCCTTCCCGGAGAGCTCCTGGAAGCCATTGGATCTCCACGGCAATGAGATCCTGGCCCAGGCAGCCCATGGCCAGGCAGTCCATGCCCCTGTCAAGCTGCTGTCGGCCCCGGACGGGAAGAAGTTTGGCTGCCTGTGCGGTAAGCGCTTTGCGGTGAAGCCCAAGCGGGACCGTCACATCCTGCTGACCTTCAGCCTGCGCCCCTTTGGCTGCTCTGTCTGCAACAAGAAGTTCAAGCTGAAGCACCACCTGACGGAGCACATGAAGACCCACGAGGGGACCCTCTACGCCTGCGAGGACTGCGGCCGCAAGTTCCGCGTCCAGAGCTGCTTCCTCAAGCACAAGGAGCTCTGCAAGGGGCAAGGGTGGGCCACTGCCTGCTGGACCTACAAGTAG